In Ruminiclostridium papyrosolvens DSM 2782, the following proteins share a genomic window:
- a CDS encoding polyphosphate polymerase domain-containing protein, translating to MKFRHELKHEITYSDMIALRHRLCAVAKPDSYAKDGKYMIRSLYFETITDKALREKQDGVSRREKFRIRYYNLDTSKIYLEKKSKVAGVGNKQKAALTNEQAQDIVDGRIDWMKENDKPLIQELHRKMCIQGLKPKTIVDYTREPYVFYAGNVRVTLDYDIRTGLSCTDFLNTDCPTMPAGEPKIILEVKWDEFLPDIIRDAVRLESRRSAAFSKYAICRIYG from the coding sequence TTGAAGTTTAGGCATGAGCTAAAACACGAGATTACATATTCGGACATGATAGCACTTCGCCATAGGTTGTGTGCAGTTGCAAAACCGGATTCGTACGCAAAAGATGGCAAGTATATGATACGCAGCTTATATTTTGAAACTATAACAGACAAGGCATTACGTGAGAAGCAAGATGGGGTGAGCAGGCGAGAGAAATTTCGAATTCGCTACTATAATTTAGATACATCAAAGATTTATCTGGAGAAAAAAAGCAAGGTAGCAGGTGTTGGGAATAAGCAAAAAGCTGCACTTACAAACGAGCAAGCGCAGGACATTGTAGACGGGCGGATAGACTGGATGAAAGAAAATGATAAACCTCTTATTCAGGAACTACATAGAAAAATGTGTATACAAGGTCTTAAACCGAAAACAATTGTTGATTATACCAGAGAACCTTATGTGTTTTACGCTGGAAACGTAAGAGTTACACTAGACTATGATATTAGAACAGGACTCAGTTGTACTGATTTTTTAAACACAGATTGCCCTACAATGCCTGCAGGAGAACCTAAGATTATCCTTGAAGTAAAATGGGACGAGTTTCTTCCTGATATTATAAGAGATGCTGTCCGGCTGGAGAGCCGACGTTCCGCGGCATTTTCAAAGTACGCAATCTGCCGTATATATGGCTAA
- a CDS encoding HAMP domain-containing sensor histidine kinase produces the protein MCRPSERNSIYFSLFRLLAVSAVLSGILFVIVNTVTGYYIDTYYSNPKYVEQKNKEYIAKLQEHVIAYKLTAKNLKELTTWVKKQKILSIQLYRNKILIYDSDYPNEENLEPENMDTSSFSRKQYYPVTFSDGQVQVHINGMYDYRIYTYSFIIELILTFVVFLMLVLIGIRKKMHYIRQLSDEIGILEGGNLEYEITVTGKDELAALASGLDSMRKSFCEQVKLEANLVQENQKIITEMSHDLRTPLTAIMLYIEIIKKGGYKEERQLIEYLDKIDRIAHRMKQQTDNLFEYSLIAENTELLSETTESYEVVFYDLISETCNYLEQNGFKTELSGGWSNEYIEVNLDCISRIMDNITSNIVKYADTEQSIRISNLFSENMLGISFENHVKAIRENGDSTGIGIQSIKNMMLKMNGTCISEQTDALYKITLMFPCVKA, from the coding sequence ATGTGCAGGCCGAGTGAAAGAAATTCTATATATTTTTCATTATTTCGACTTCTGGCTGTTTCAGCAGTGCTTTCAGGAATTCTATTTGTAATTGTAAATACTGTAACAGGGTATTATATTGATACCTATTACTCTAACCCCAAATATGTGGAACAAAAGAACAAGGAATATATCGCAAAGCTTCAGGAACATGTAATTGCGTATAAATTAACAGCTAAAAATCTAAAAGAATTAACCACTTGGGTAAAAAAGCAAAAAATACTTTCGATTCAGCTTTATAGAAATAAGATTTTGATATATGACTCTGATTATCCTAATGAGGAAAACCTAGAGCCAGAGAATATGGATACTAGCAGCTTTTCACGCAAACAATACTATCCTGTAACATTTTCTGACGGACAGGTTCAGGTGCATATAAACGGAATGTATGATTACAGAATTTATACTTATTCCTTTATTATTGAATTAATATTAACTTTTGTTGTTTTTCTTATGCTTGTATTAATCGGAATCAGAAAAAAAATGCATTATATAAGGCAGCTAAGTGATGAAATTGGTATTTTAGAGGGAGGGAATCTAGAGTATGAGATTACTGTTACCGGAAAAGATGAATTAGCTGCATTAGCATCGGGGCTTGACAGTATGCGCAAGTCATTTTGTGAGCAAGTGAAGTTAGAAGCAAATCTTGTTCAGGAAAATCAGAAAATTATAACCGAAATGTCACATGACCTTAGAACTCCTCTAACAGCAATTATGCTATATATAGAAATAATAAAAAAAGGCGGCTATAAAGAGGAAAGGCAACTGATTGAGTATTTGGACAAAATTGACCGGATAGCACATCGTATGAAGCAGCAGACGGATAACTTGTTTGAGTACTCATTGATAGCTGAAAATACGGAGCTATTAAGTGAAACTACTGAGTCTTATGAAGTAGTTTTTTATGATCTTATATCAGAAACGTGCAATTATCTGGAGCAAAACGGATTTAAAACTGAACTGTCCGGAGGATGGAGCAATGAGTACATTGAGGTGAATTTGGACTGTATTTCACGTATCATGGACAACATAACCTCTAATATTGTAAAGTATGCAGACACAGAACAATCTATACGGATATCAAATCTGTTTTCTGAAAATATGCTTGGAATTTCTTTTGAGAACCATGTAAAAGCAATCAGAGAAAATGGAGATAGTACTGGAATTGGTATTCAAAGTATAAAGAATATGATGTTGAAAATGAATGGAACATGTATATCTGAACAAACAGATGCTCTATATAAAATAACATTGATGTTTCCTTGTGTAAAGGCGTAG